The Actinomadura sp. WMMB 499 genome includes a window with the following:
- a CDS encoding 2-hydroxyacyl-CoA dehydratase family protein: MNDALRRLRDAYENRDAVIRRWRATGAPVVGCVGADVPVELVTAAGALPVRLAGDPRRDRGDADRYLGAGLDPASRSILAGLLSGERELDLLLVSNDCAGSLRLFYTVRELRRLGAAPHLPRTHLVDVLHLPHRTTTRYNLVRLTELRELLERWSGRRIGDAELARAVAEHDATRSRLAELRRHRTADRPALSGTEALIAIGAGAALPVREHAELLDRLTAGTDGRDTAHRGAPRIYLTGSAHDSPEVYREIEDAGYVIVADDHDWGDALAEPLAGEPTLTALAERYQYRGPTAARSAVRARARQAADTAARSRPDLLVSYVRELDEAPAWDFRAQSAAVDVPAVLLERRRYGELGEDALPRIAAALAHRKERSA; the protein is encoded by the coding sequence GTGAACGACGCGCTGCGGCGGCTCCGCGACGCCTACGAGAACCGCGACGCCGTGATCCGGCGGTGGCGCGCGACCGGCGCGCCCGTCGTGGGATGCGTGGGCGCCGACGTCCCCGTCGAACTCGTCACCGCCGCCGGAGCCCTGCCCGTCCGGCTCGCCGGGGATCCGCGCCGCGACCGCGGCGACGCCGACCGCTACCTGGGCGCCGGGCTCGACCCCGCGTCCCGCTCGATCCTGGCCGGACTGCTGTCGGGCGAGCGGGAACTCGACCTGCTCCTCGTCTCCAACGACTGCGCCGGCTCGCTGCGGCTGTTCTACACCGTCCGCGAGCTGCGCCGCCTCGGTGCCGCGCCGCACCTGCCGCGCACGCACCTCGTGGACGTCCTGCACCTGCCGCACCGGACGACGACGCGCTACAACCTCGTCCGGCTCACCGAGCTGCGGGAGCTGCTGGAGCGGTGGTCGGGCCGCCGGATCGGGGACGCCGAGCTGGCCCGGGCCGTCGCCGAGCACGACGCGACGCGGTCGCGGCTCGCCGAACTGCGCCGGCACCGCACGGCCGACCGTCCCGCCCTGTCCGGAACCGAAGCCCTGATCGCCATCGGCGCCGGTGCGGCACTGCCGGTGCGGGAGCACGCCGAACTGCTCGACCGCCTCACGGCCGGGACGGACGGCCGGGACACGGCCCACCGCGGCGCGCCCCGCATCTACCTCACCGGCAGCGCCCACGACAGCCCCGAGGTGTACCGGGAGATCGAGGACGCCGGGTACGTCATCGTCGCCGACGACCACGACTGGGGCGATGCCCTCGCCGAGCCGCTCGCCGGCGAGCCCACCCTGACCGCCCTGGCCGAGCGCTACCAGTACCGCGGCCCGACCGCCGCCCGCTCGGCCGTGCGCGCCCGCGCCCGGCAGGCGGCCGACACCGCCGCACGCTCCCGCCCCGACCTGCTGGTCTCCTACGTCCGGGAGCTGGACGAGGCCCCCGCCTGGGACTTCCGGGCCCAAAGCGCCGCGGTGGACGTGCCCGCGGTGCTCCTGGAACGGCGCCGCTACGGCGAACTCGGCGAGGACGCGCTCCCCCGCATCGCCGCGGCCCTCGCCCACCGGAAGGAGCGCTCCGCCTGA